The DNA window TATTGAATCACATCGTTGAAGTTAAAAACCCCATCGCCATTCACATCCTCATATAGACCATCCTGGTCCAGATCGTGGGGCGGAGTATCAGACGAAGGAAGTGACCGTATCAGTGTGCCGCTGACGGTGATGACAACAGACATGGTGATGACCGGTACCAGATTACCTGAATCATCGTCCAGTTGATACCGGGTCACATCCAGACTGGTTGTCCCAGGCAATTTCCCCTGAACCGTGAGATTGCCGAGGGGGATATTAGACATCCGTCCCTGGACCCTATTCCCAAGGTCCGCACCCCCGATTGTGACCGCAGATGAAGGAAGATCATAGTATTGTGGTGTCGAAGACCAAACGGGTGGGCTGGCTCCAACAATATCAAGGACTGAGGGATTAGCAACGGATACAATGACCTCAGACCCCGAAAGGCCGGTATCTATTCCAGAGAGGGTGAGATCAAACGATTGGTGTTCACCAAGGACCAGCGTTTTTGTACCTGGGACAAAGTCAAGGGTGGCATAGGTCTGCACAGGCGTGAACCGCTGAATGCGATTGTTACCAGTATCGGCCACATAGACGGTACCTTCACCATCAACCGTTATTCCGCATGGAGAAACAAATTGGCCTGATTCCGAACCATAAGAGCCCCAGGAGGTGATGAGGTCACCTGAAGACGTGAACTTCTGGATCCGATTATTGCCAGTGTCCGCAACATAAACACTCCCACCGGTGTCAACAGCGACACTGGTCGGTCTGTTGAACTGGCTGGCCCCAGAGTTGGATATGCTCCTTGTCGCAACGAGGTCACCGGTCAATGTGAATTTCTGAATGCGGTTGTTACCGGTATCTGCGACGTAGATATATCCTATTCCTGTGTTGTCCACAGCAACACTGGTTGGTCTGTTGAACTGCCCAACTTCCGAACCATAGGAACCCCAGGAGGTGACAATATCCCCCGAGGATGTGAATTTTTCAATGCGGTTATTACCCGTATCGGCCACATAAACATTGCCAGCACCGTCCACCGCAATCCCCTCAGGGGAGTTGAACTGATTGGTCCCCGAGCCCTTAATTCCCCATTGCGTGTTGAAGTTACCATTTACCGTGAACTTCTGAATCTGGTGGTTACCCGTATCAGCCACATAAACATTGCCAGTGCTATCCACTGCAACCCCGTGGGGATAGAAGAACTGTCCATGCCCAGAACCGATCCTCCCAATTGATGAAGGCATCTGTGGTAAGCTAGCCTTCGTGAAGAACGATATACGATCGTTGTTCATGTCGGCCACATAAACATTGCCAGTACCATCCACCGCAATCCCTTCAGGGGAGTTGAACTGATTGATCCCAAATCCAGGGGTTCCCCACAGTCTGGAAGATAGATATGTCTCTGTTGCCGTCACGGCCTGGACACTACCGCAGAGGAGGAGCAGGATGCAGAGTAATGAGAAAACCTTCAATGAGAACCACCATAAATGGATTAAAATTAGTCTGAACGATTAATACGGTTTTCTCTTTTACTTTATCAGCAGGCTCCTGTTGATAAAGACGATGATATTAAAAAAAGATCAGTACCGGTAGTACCGGCCCTTCTCATCGTACTCGCCCTGCGGCTCCGCTGAAACCTCCTCAGCAGCGACCTCCTTGAAGAGCAGCGCCTTGTAGGTGGTCATCAGGGTGAAGAAGAACAGGAAACCGACAAAGTAAAGACCCGTGGTGATCATGGCCCCATTCGACCCGATCAGTGCGAAGAGTTGATCCTGAGTGAAGGCCGCCGCCTCGACGGGAGTCATCGTTGCGATCGGTGTCAATTGCTGGTACAGGGCCGCAGTCCAGATGACCAGCAACGGGACACCGATCCCCAGCGCAACCAGAATAGCAGCGAACAGGAATCTGACCGCCGCCATTGGGACCCGGCTCACCACCGCAACGGACCGCCGGATCGCATTGAAGACGCTCTGTTCCTCAAAGACCGCAGCCGTGTCGTAGAAGAGCGTCAGCAGGGCAAAGACCGCGATCACCAGCATCATCACCAGCGCCACCAGCCCTACAGAATCGGTCTGAACCAGAGCCATCATCAGCCCGGTCGCGACGACCGCGATGGCCACCGCTCCGAACGCCACCAGCAGCCCCGGCAGCAATACACGGAAGTAGTTGCGCGAACCTTCTCGGATCAGACTTTTGAATGAGGCATCATCGGCCTTGATCGCACCGTACACCGCTGCAAACGCAAACGGCATCAGCACCAGTTCCACGGCAAGCAGCCGCGGTGCGATGAACGTCTCCCCGGTCAGCGAGAACCAGATCTGGATGGCATCCAGCACGGCGATCAACACCCCCGGGATGAAGAGACCCGGCATCCGCTTGAGCAGTCGTAACGTGTCGACGAACACCCGTTCACCTCACGCGGGGCATCGCCGCGATCTCGCGAACCTGCAGATCGAAGAAGGAGGCGGTATACGAGGGTCTGATCACACAGACCGTATCCGCACCCGACCCGGTCCCTCCGACAGCGACCACCTCGTCATCGATGGAGATAATCCCCTGATCGGCTGCGATCAGCACGCACTCCACCGCAACCTTCAGCCCGACGGCGACGGTTTTACGGAGCGCCTCGGCGATCGCTTCAGTCCTCGAACCGCCGCCGACCTTTGGTGACCGTGCGAGCGACCGCTCAAGCCCGGAGAGGACATGGGTGCCGGTCACCACGGTGGCGCCGGCCGCCTTCAGGGTTGCAGCGGCTTCGGACGAAAACTCCCAGACACCCGGTTTCGTAAACCCATAGACGTGAGTCACCACCACGAGCCGCAGACCGGCCTTCTGCACATACGGCAGAAAGGCGAGGGCCGTCGACCCGGTGGTACTGGCCAGCACGATGGTGCTGCATCCAGCCTCCTCTGCCCGTGCAACCGCACAGGCTGCTGCGTCGGCCGTGTTTGCGGGTCCCGGCGAATCGAAGTAGATCGTGGATCTGGTTGTATAAGACATAGCCTCTTCCTCGTATGGATCAGCATAGGGAGGAGGATCCCGATAAAATGCTCGTCCGAACGGGAAGCAACTAAAAATAACGCGATCTGATCGGGATCAGATCTCGATCAGATCATATGCCCCGATGCCGAGGCCGATCTCTTCGGCGTACTGGACCTGCCGGCGTCCGTCGGTGACACACCGGAGGCCGGTGAACTTGTCCTCGCCGGCGGCGAAGTGATCGGTCAGCATGGTGTCGGAGAACCCGATCTGCTGATTCACCAGATCGAAGCTGGCTGCATCGATCGCCACCGGATCGTTGGAGGCCAGGATCCCGATGTCAGGGACGATCTGTCGGTCCGACCAGGGCACGCAGTCACAGTCCGGCGTGATGTTCAGCAGGAAGTTCATATATCCGATCCTCCCCTCCTTGGTCTTCGCCGCCCCGGCAGCATACTCGACCATCCGTTCGGTGAACGTCGGGATATCGGTCTCCCAGTCCACATCGATCGCACGCTCCGGACAGACGGTCATGCATTCAAAGCAGCCGATACACCGGTCTTTACTGATCAGCGCCGCACCCTCGTCCATCCCGATCGCCTGCTGCGGACAGACCGGCAGACAGGTCTGGCAGCCGATACAGAGATCGCGAACGACCATCGGCCGGGCCGAATGCTGCTCCCGCTTGCCGGCCGGGGATGCACACCCCATTCCGAGATTCTTGATCGCCCCGCCAAACCCGGCCACCTCGTGCCCCTTGAAATGGGAGAGCACGATCATCGATCGGGCCGCCGCGATGTCGCCGGCGATCTTCACCGAGGAGAAGTGCTTCCCCTGCACCGGCACCGACGTGACATTGCCGCCGCGGAGCCCGTCGGCGATGATCACCGGGGCGTTGACCACCGCGTAGTCGAAACCATGGCCGATGGCCGTGGTGATGTGGTCGACCGCATCGGACCGCGACCCCAGGTACAGGGTGTTGGTATCGGTCAGGAACGGCCGGGAACCCGACTCCTTCACCTTGTCCACCACCTGCCTGACCAGGACCGGGTTGATATACCCGTCACCGCCGGCCTCACCGAAGTGAAGCTTGATGGCCGTTGCCTCGCTGGGTGTGAGATGCCCGGCAAACCCTGCCCGTTCGAAGAGGGCACGCACCCTGCTGATCTTGTTCTCACCAGGGGACCTGGCCCGCACACGTGCAAAATATACCGGAGACGCCATACCGGATACTATGCACTGAATCTTCTGATAAAAGATTCGACATATCCGATACCTCCATCACCGGGATCCAGTTCCACAACATTTTTTATACCGGCTGCCAGAGGAACTGGCATGCAGTACACGATAACAGGCGACAACCTGCAGATGGTCACCCTCTCCCTTGTAGAGGGTGAAGAGATCGCCGCCGAAGCCGGGGCGATGGTCAATATGAGCGGCAATATGAAGATGACCAGTGCGGTGACCGGCGGGCTCTTCAAGGGGCTGAAACGGATGGTAACCGGCGAGAGTTTCTTCCTCTCCCACTTCACCCCATCCGGGGGCGGAGGACAGGTGGCCTTCGCCGGGAACGTGCCCGGCAAGATCGTTCCGGTCTCCTTCAACGGGAACGAATTCATCGCCCAGCGGGACGCCTACCTCTGCGCAGAGATGGGGGTCGACCTGGACATCGCCTTCACCAAACGGATCCGGGCCGGCATCTTCGGCGGCGAAGGGTTCGTGATGCAGAAACTGAGCGGTCACGGAACGGCCTTCCTCCACTGCTGCGGGGATGTCGTTGAGATGACCCTCGCCCCGGACCAGGTGATGAAGGTCCAGACCGGGCTGGTCGTCGGGTTCGATTCGACGGTCAGGTACGACATCGCCCGTGCCGGCGGGGTCACCACCATCCTCTTCGGCGGGGAAGGGCTCTTTCTGACGACACTGCAGGGGCCCGGAAAGGTGGTGCTCCAGTCGATGGACGTGGCAAAACTGGCACAGGCGCTCACACCGTTCCTGCCTCATCCCGAATCCGGGTCACAATGATGAGAGGGATTATTCAGGAGCCCCTCAACCATTTATTATCATCCCTCACCCTCCCGGAACCGGGAATCATCGTTCGAGGAAAACGGACGCATAACAACCTGGTGCACATAATCTCTTCGATCGTTGCCGCTTCTCGAACGTCTGATTAAGAAAGTCTAATTAAACATAAAACCGGAGATAATAGTGAAGATTAAAGGGGTGCATGCATGAACGAAGTGCCGAATATTCTATGGCTCGAGGAGATAAGGAAAGAGGATATTCCCTCCGTAGGAGGGAAAGGTGCTTCACTCGGTGAGATGGCATCCATCGGACTTCCGGTCCCGAAAGCATTTGTGGTGACAGCTCAGGCATTCCGCAGGTTCCTGGTTGAGACAGGACTTGAGGATACACTGTTCCAGAGGATGGAGAAACTCGATGTCGAGAACAACGAATCTCTCGAGGCAACAGCTGCAGAGGCAATAGCATCAGTTATTGATGCAATGATGCCACAGAAGATCCAGGACGATATCAAAGCAGCATACCATAAAATGTCTCCAGAGGAGATGATCGTCGCGGTCAGGTCGAGTGCGACCGCAGAGGATCTCCCGGATGCCAGTTTTGCAGGGCAGCAGGAGACATACCTGAATATCAAAGGGGTCGATGACCTGATCGAAGCGGTCAAGATGTGCTGGGCCTCGCTCTATGGAGCCCGGGCCATCTACTACCGCTCAAAGCAGGGATTCGACGACCGGAGTGTGAACATCGCCGTCGTCATACAGCAGCTGGTCCACTCCGAGAAGGCCGGCGTGATGTTCTCCAGTCACCCGGTGACCGGCGAGCCGCTGACGATCATCGAAGGTTCGTGGGGGCTCGGTGAAGCCGTCGTATCAGGCACGGTCTCTCCTGACAACTATATCTTCGACCAGCGGACCGAGAAGGTCGTCGACCAGTTAATCGCCAACAAGAAGGTCGAGATCGTCCCTGACGGCAGGAAGGGGACGAAGGTCGTCGAGGTCTCACCCTCCAGGCAGGACGCCCAGGTCCTCTCGAACGATGAGGTGGCCAGGCTCGCGATGTTCGGCAAGATCGCCGAGGACCACTACGGTGTTCCTCAGGATGTTGAATGGTCGATCATCGGAAATTCGCTCTATATTCTGCAGTCCCGCCCGATCACGACGATCGGAATGGCGAACGGGAAGAACGCACCCCTGCCCACCGGGGCTATCCAGGGGAAGATCCTCGTCCAGGGCCAGGGAGCCTCTCCGGGGATTGCAACCGGCAAAGTCGTGATCCTGATGGACGCAAAGGACATCGGGATCGTCAAGGAGGGCGACATCCTGGTCACCCGGATGACCAACCCCGACATGGTCCCTGCGATGCGCAAGGTGAAGGCGATCGTGACCGACGAGGGCGGAATGACCTGCCACGCCGCGATCGTCAGCAGGGAACTCGGCACACCGGCCGTGGTCGGAACCAGAAACGGAACCGGTACCCTCAGACAGGGGCAACTGGTGACCGTCGACGGTGAGAAGGGAGTCGTCTACGAGGGGGCAGTCCAGGCTGCACCAGCAGCGGCAAACGCCGGGCAGCCGGTGGCAGCCGCGGCGCCGGTGATCACCGCCACCAGCGTGAAGGTGAACGTCTCGCTTCCAGAAGCTGCGCAGCGGGCTGCAGCCACCGGAGCGGACGGGGTCGGGCTGCTCAGGATCGAGCATCTGATCCTCGGGCTGAACAAGACGCCGAACTGGTTCATCAAGAACGGAAAGGAAGAGGAGTTCATCCTCGAACTCTACAACGGGATCAAGACCGTGCTGGACGCGTTCCCGGGGAAACCGGTCTGGGTCCGGACTCTCGACGCACCGACCGACGAGTTCCGGAACATGGAGGGCGGCGAGGACGAGCCGATCGAACACAACCCGATGCTCGGATGGCGTGGAATCAGGCGCGACCTCCGGAGCCCCGAACAGTTCAGGATGCAGGTCGAGGCATTCAAGCGGCTCTGGAACGAGGGCTACGACAACATGGGCCTGATGTTCCCGCTGGTCGGGCATCCTGACGAGTTCATCCAGGCCAAGGCGATGCTCGCCGGCTGGGGTGTCGACGTCGAGAAGGTGACGCTCGGTATCATGATCGAGATCCCGAGCAGCGCCGTCCTGATCGAGGACTTTGCCAAGTGCGGGATCAAGTTTGCCTCGTTCGGCACCAACGATCTGATCCAGTACACGCTGGCGATCGACCGGAACAACGAGCACCTGACCGATATGTACAAGCCCAAGCACCCGGCCGTGCTGAAACTGATCGACTCTGCGATCAGGGTCTGTAGAGACTACGGAATCGAATGCTCGATCTGCGGTCAGGCCGGATCTGACCCGGTGATGGCAGAGTGGCTCGTCGATCACGGCATCAGCAGTATATCAGCAAACATCGACGCAATCGCTAAGATCCGACATGCCGTGGCACGCACCGAGCAGCGGATACTTCTTGAAGCGGCGAGAAAGAACAATGCTCAATAAAGGGCTGGCTGAGGAAGAACTCTTCTCTTTCCTCTCGAAAAAGAGAGAGGAAGACCTCTGTCACTCTCATATTTTAAGTTCGATGTGCACGGTACCTCACCCAATTGCGGTGAAGGCACATCTGATGTTCATGGAGACGAACCTCGGAGATCCGGGTCTCTTTCCGGGCACCGCCTCTCTCGAACGGCTGCTGATCGAGCGGCTCGGCGACCTCTTTCACCACAGGGAGGCCGGCGGATATGCGACCTCGGGCGGGACCGAGTCGAACATCCAGGCCCTTCGGATTGCAAAAGCTCAAAAGAAGGTCGACAAACCGAACGTGGTGATCCCCGAGACCTCGCACTTCTCGTTCAAGAAGGCCTGCGACATACTCGGGATCCAGATGAAGACCGTCCCGGCGGACCGGTCCATGCGGACTGACATCAGTGAGGTCAGCGATGCGATCGATAAGAATACGATCGCCCTGGTCGGAATAGCAGGGAGCACCGAGTACGGGATGGTGGATGACATCGGTGCCCTCGCCACGATCGCAGAGGAGGAAGATCTCTACCTGCATGTCGATGCGGCATTCGGGGGGCTTGTAATACCGTTCCTCCCGAACCCCCCGGCCTTCGACTTCGCCCTCCCCGGGGTCTCCTCGATCGCCGTCGACCCGCATAAGATGGGGATGAGCACCCTGCCGGCAGGGGCGCTGCTGGTCCGCGAACCACAGATGCTCGGGCTGTTGAACATCGACACCCCGTACCTGACCGTCAAGCAGGAGTACACCCTGGCCGGCACCAGGCCGGGCGCCTCGGTGGCCGGGGCTCTTGCTGTCCTCGATTACATGGGCAGGGACGGAATGGAGGCAGTGGTGGCCGGGTGCATGAAGAATACCAGCCGGCTGATCCGGGGGATGGAGACACTCGGGTTCCCGAGGGCCGTGACCCCGGACGTGAACGTGGCCACCTTCATCACAAACCATCCGGCCCCGAAGAACTGGGTCGTATCCCAGACCCGACGGGGACACATGCGAATCATCTGCATGCCGCACGTGACCGCCGACATGATCGAACAGTTCCTCATAGACATTGGAGAATAAGTGAGACTAGAATGCTTGAAAAATTGGTGACGTCCCTAGAGACCTGTCCGATGGTGCAGCGGAATGGATACAACTATTTTATTCACCCCATCTCCGACGGGGTGCCGATCGTTGAACCCGAACTCCTGCGGGAGATCGGGTGTGCGATGGTGAAGATGCTGGACCTGGATAAGGTCGACAAGATCGTGGTCGCCGAGGCGATGGGGATCCATATCGGAACGGTCCTCTCCCTGATGACCGGCATCCCGATGAACATCGTCAGAAAGCGGGAGTATAAACTCCCCGGCGAGGTGGCGGTCCACCAGACCACCGGCTACTCCAAGGGGGAGCTGTACCTGAACGGCCTCTTCGCAGGCGATCGCGTGGTGATCATCGACGACGTGATCTCCACCGGCGGGACGGCACGGGCACTCCTCTCGGCCCTCGGGCAGATCGGTGTCGACGTGGTCGACATCTGCGTTGTGATCCAGCGCGGGAACCCGGATAT is part of the Methanosphaerula palustris E1-9c genome and encodes:
- a CDS encoding DUF7847 domain-containing protein; this encodes MFVDTLRLLKRMPGLFIPGVLIAVLDAIQIWFSLTGETFIAPRLLAVELVLMPFAFAAVYGAIKADDASFKSLIREGSRNYFRVLLPGLLVAFGAVAIAVVATGLMMALVQTDSVGLVALVMMLVIAVFALLTLFYDTAAVFEEQSVFNAIRRSVAVVSRVPMAAVRFLFAAILVALGIGVPLLVIWTAALYQQLTPIATMTPVEAAAFTQDQLFALIGSNGAMITTGLYFVGFLFFFTLMTTYKALLFKEVAAEEVSAEPQGEYDEKGRYYRY
- the ppsA gene encoding phosphoenolpyruvate synthase, giving the protein MNEVPNILWLEEIRKEDIPSVGGKGASLGEMASIGLPVPKAFVVTAQAFRRFLVETGLEDTLFQRMEKLDVENNESLEATAAEAIASVIDAMMPQKIQDDIKAAYHKMSPEEMIVAVRSSATAEDLPDASFAGQQETYLNIKGVDDLIEAVKMCWASLYGARAIYYRSKQGFDDRSVNIAVVIQQLVHSEKAGVMFSSHPVTGEPLTIIEGSWGLGEAVVSGTVSPDNYIFDQRTEKVVDQLIANKKVEIVPDGRKGTKVVEVSPSRQDAQVLSNDEVARLAMFGKIAEDHYGVPQDVEWSIIGNSLYILQSRPITTIGMANGKNAPLPTGAIQGKILVQGQGASPGIATGKVVILMDAKDIGIVKEGDILVTRMTNPDMVPAMRKVKAIVTDEGGMTCHAAIVSRELGTPAVVGTRNGTGTLRQGQLVTVDGEKGVVYEGAVQAAPAAANAGQPVAAAAPVITATSVKVNVSLPEAAQRAAATGADGVGLLRIEHLILGLNKTPNWFIKNGKEEEFILELYNGIKTVLDAFPGKPVWVRTLDAPTDEFRNMEGGEDEPIEHNPMLGWRGIRRDLRSPEQFRMQVEAFKRLWNEGYDNMGLMFPLVGHPDEFIQAKAMLAGWGVDVEKVTLGIMIEIPSSAVLIEDFAKCGIKFASFGTNDLIQYTLAIDRNNEHLTDMYKPKHPAVLKLIDSAIRVCRDYGIECSICGQAGSDPVMAEWLVDHGISSISANIDAIAKIRHAVARTEQRILLEAARKNNAQ
- the mfnA gene encoding tyrosine decarboxylase MfnA; translated protein: MLNKGLAEEELFSFLSKKREEDLCHSHILSSMCTVPHPIAVKAHLMFMETNLGDPGLFPGTASLERLLIERLGDLFHHREAGGYATSGGTESNIQALRIAKAQKKVDKPNVVIPETSHFSFKKACDILGIQMKTVPADRSMRTDISEVSDAIDKNTIALVGIAGSTEYGMVDDIGALATIAEEEDLYLHVDAAFGGLVIPFLPNPPAFDFALPGVSSIAVDPHKMGMSTLPAGALLVREPQMLGLLNIDTPYLTVKQEYTLAGTRPGASVAGALAVLDYMGRDGMEAVVAGCMKNTSRLIRGMETLGFPRAVTPDVNVATFITNHPAPKNWVVSQTRRGHMRIICMPHVTADMIEQFLIDIGE
- a CDS encoding TIGR00266 family protein, yielding MQYTITGDNLQMVTLSLVEGEEIAAEAGAMVNMSGNMKMTSAVTGGLFKGLKRMVTGESFFLSHFTPSGGGGQVAFAGNVPGKIVPVSFNGNEFIAQRDAYLCAEMGVDLDIAFTKRIRAGIFGGEGFVMQKLSGHGTAFLHCCGDVVEMTLAPDQVMKVQTGLVVGFDSTVRYDIARAGGVTTILFGGEGLFLTTLQGPGKVVLQSMDVAKLAQALTPFLPHPESGSQ
- a CDS encoding DUF362 domain-containing protein, giving the protein MASPVYFARVRARSPGENKISRVRALFERAGFAGHLTPSEATAIKLHFGEAGGDGYINPVLVRQVVDKVKESGSRPFLTDTNTLYLGSRSDAVDHITTAIGHGFDYAVVNAPVIIADGLRGGNVTSVPVQGKHFSSVKIAGDIAAARSMIVLSHFKGHEVAGFGGAIKNLGMGCASPAGKREQHSARPMVVRDLCIGCQTCLPVCPQQAIGMDEGAALISKDRCIGCFECMTVCPERAIDVDWETDIPTFTERMVEYAAGAAKTKEGRIGYMNFLLNITPDCDCVPWSDRQIVPDIGILASNDPVAIDAASFDLVNQQIGFSDTMLTDHFAAGEDKFTGLRCVTDGRRQVQYAEEIGLGIGAYDLIEI
- the hpt gene encoding hypoxanthine/guanine phosphoribosyltransferase, yielding MLEKLVTSLETCPMVQRNGYNYFIHPISDGVPIVEPELLREIGCAMVKMLDLDKVDKIVVAEAMGIHIGTVLSLMTGIPMNIVRKREYKLPGEVAVHQTTGYSKGELYLNGLFAGDRVVIIDDVISTGGTARALLSALGQIGVDVVDICVVIQRGNPDIGRDYKSLTKIEVNERVHVIDKHC
- a CDS encoding dockerin type I domain-containing protein encodes the protein MKVFSLLCILLLLCGSVQAVTATETYLSSRLWGTPGFGINQFNSPEGIAVDGTGNVYVADMNNDRISFFTKASLPQMPSSIGRIGSGHGQFFYPHGVAVDSTGNVYVADTGNHQIQKFTVNGNFNTQWGIKGSGTNQFNSPEGIAVDGAGNVYVADTGNNRIEKFTSSGDIVTSWGSYGSEVGQFNRPTSVAVDNTGIGYIYVADTGNNRIQKFTLTGDLVATRSISNSGASQFNRPTSVAVDTGGSVYVADTGNNRIQKFTSSGDLITSWGSYGSESGQFVSPCGITVDGEGTVYVADTGNNRIQRFTPVQTYATLDFVPGTKTLVLGEHQSFDLTLSGIDTGLSGSEVIVSVANPSVLDIVGASPPVWSSTPQYYDLPSSAVTIGGADLGNRVQGRMSNIPLGNLTVQGKLPGTTSLDVTRYQLDDDSGNLVPVITMSVVITVSGTLIRSLPSSDTPPHDLDQDGLYEDVNGDGVFNFNDVIQYFNQIDWISDNEPTVAFDFNRNGRVDFGDIVTLFNIL
- a CDS encoding pyruvate kinase alpha/beta domain-containing protein — protein: MSYTTRSTIYFDSPGPANTADAAACAVARAEEAGCSTIVLASTTGSTALAFLPYVQKAGLRLVVVTHVYGFTKPGVWEFSSEAAATLKAAGATVVTGTHVLSGLERSLARSPKVGGGSRTEAIAEALRKTVAVGLKVAVECVLIAADQGIISIDDEVVAVGGTGSGADTVCVIRPSYTASFFDLQVREIAAMPRVR